The Glycine soja cultivar W05 chromosome 6, ASM419377v2, whole genome shotgun sequence genome has a window encoding:
- the LOC114417001 gene encoding G-type lectin S-receptor-like serine/threonine-protein kinase At4g27290, whose protein sequence is MKFILTVTSFILYILFVSSLVVSIAADTSSISQSQSLSFGRTIVSPNGVFELGFFNLGNPNKSYLGIWFKNIPSQNIVWVANGGNPINDSFALLSLNSSGHLVLTHNNTVVWSTSSLIETQNPVAKLLDSGNLVIRDENEVNQEAYLWQSFDYPSNTGLSGMKIGWYLKRNLSIHLTAWKSDDDPTPGDFTWGIILHPYPEIYLMKGTKKYYRVGPWNGSPGLINSIYYHEFVSDEEELSFTWNLKNASFLSKVVVNQTTQERPRYVWSETESWMLYSTRPEDYCDHYGVCGANAYCSSTASPICECLKGYTPKSPEKWKSMDRTQGCVLKHPLSCKYDGFAQVDGLKVPDTKRTHVDQTLDIEKCRSKCLNECSCMAYTNYNISGAGSGCIMWFGDLLDIKLYSVAESGRRLHIRLPPSELESIKSKKNSKIIIGTSVAAALGVVLAICFIHRRNIADKSKTKKSNDRQLQDVDVPLFDLLTITAATDNFLLNNKIGEGGFGPVYKGKLEGGQEIAVKRLSSRSGQGITEFITEVKLIAKLQHRNLVKLLGCCIKGQEELLVYEYVVNGSLNSFIFDQTKSKLLDWPRRFNIILGIARGLLYLHQDSRLRIIHRDLKASNVLLDEKLNPKISDFGMARAFGGDQTEGNTNRVVGTYGYMAPEYAFDGNFSIKSDVFSFGILLLEIVCGIKNKSLCHENQTLNLVGYAWALWKEQNALQLIDSGIKDSCVIPEVLRCIHVSLLCVQQYPEDRPTMTSVIQMLGSEMDMVEPKEPGFFPRRILKEGNLKEMTSNDELTISLFSGR, encoded by the exons ATGAAGTTTATTCTTACTGTGACGAGTTTCATACTTTATATACTGTTTGTCTCTTCCCTTGTAGTTTCCATAGCAGCAGACACATCATCCATTTCACAATCCCAATCCCTCAGTTTTGGAAGAACCATAGTTTCTCCAAATGGAGTCTTTGAACTTGGATTCTTCAATCTTGGAAATCCAAACAAAAGTTACCTCGGGATTTGGTTCAAGAATATTCCGTCTCAAAACATTGTTTGGGTTGCAAACGGTGGCAACCCAATCAATGATTCCTTTGCCCTCTTGAGCCTAAACAGTTCTGGCCATTTGGTCCTTACACACAACAACACTGTTGTTTGGTCCACAAGTTCTCTAATAGAAACACAGAATCCAGTGGCAAAGCTCTTGGATTCTGGGAATCTTGTGATAAGGGATGAAAATGAAGTGAATCAAGAGGCATATCTGTGGCAAAGTTTTGATTATCCTTCTAATACAGGGTTATCAGGAATGAAGATTGGATGGTACCTCAAAAGAAATCTCAGTATTCACCTTACAGCTTGGAAGAGTGATGATGATCCAACCCCAGGAGACTTCACTTGGGGTATTATTCTGCACCCTTATCCTGAAATCTATTTGATGAAGGGAACCAAAAAGTACTACAGAGTCGGACCATGGAATGGCAGTCCAGGACTTATCAATTCCATTTACTATCACGAGTTTGTCTCTGACGAGGAAGAACTTTCTTTCACGTGGAACCTGAAGAATGCAAGCTTTTTATCAAAAGTGGTAGTTAACCAAACCACACAAGAACGTCCTCGTTATGTATGGTCAGAGACTGAGTCATGGATGCTTTATTCAACAAGGCCTGAAGACTATTGTGACCATTATGGGGTTTGTGGAGCCAATGCATATTGCAGCAGTACTGCATCACCAATCTGTGAGTGTTTAAAAGGGTACACGCCTAAGTCTCCTGAAAAATGGAAATCAATGGACAGGACCCAAGGATGTGTCCTCAAACATCCATTGAGTTGCAAGTATGATGGTTTTGCCCAGGTTGATGGCTTGAAAGTGCCTGATACTAAAAGAACACATGTGGATCAGACTCTTGATATAGAGAAATGCAGAAGCAAGTGCTTGAATGAGTGTTCCTGCATGGCATATACCAATTATAATATAAGTGGAGCAGGAAGTGGATGTATCATGTGGTTTGGCGATTTATTAGACATCAAATTGTATTCTGTTGCAGAAAGTGGGCGGCGTCTACATATAAGGTTGCCTCCTTCTGAATTAG AATCTATCAAGAGCAAGAAGAACTCCAAAATAATTATTGGAACCTCTGTTGCTGCAGCTTTAGGAGTAGTACTTGCTATTTGTTTCATTCACAGAAGAAACATTGCCg ATAagtcaaagacaaaaaaaagcaATGACAGACAACTACAGGACGTGGATGTGCCATTGTTTGATCTGCTAACAATCACTGCTGCCACtgacaattttttattgaacaataaGATTGGAGAAGGTGGCTTTGGACCTGTTTATAAG GGAAAATTAGAAGGTGGGCAAGAAATTGCTGTGAAGAGGCTTTCAAGTAGGTCTGGACAAGGAATAACCGAATTCATAACAGAAGTAAAACTGATTGCAAAGCTTCAACACAGAAATCTTGTAAAGCTCCTTGGCTGTTGCATTAAAGGACAAGAAGAATTACTAGTATATGAATACGTGGTTAATGGCAGCCTAAACTCCTTCATATTTG atcaaacaaaaagtaaattattgGATTGGCCACGACGCTTCAACATAATACTTGGAATTGCAAGGGGACTATTGTATCTTCATCAAGATTCTCGATTAAGGATTATTCATAGAGATCTCAAAGCAAGTAATGTTCTACTAGATGAAAAGTTAAATCCAAAAATATCTGATTTTGGAATGGCAAGAGCTTTTGGAGGAGACCAAACCGAAGGAAACACAAATAGAGTAGTTGGGACTTA TGGATACATGGCCCCGGAGTATGCATTTGATGGAAATTTTTCAATCAAGTCTGATGTTTTCAGCTTTGGTATATTGTTGTTGGAGATTGTATgtggaataaaaaataaatctcttTGTCACGAAAACCAAACTCTTAACCTTGTTGGTTAT GCATGGGCACTTTGGAAAGAGCAAAATGCTTTACAGCTGATTGACTCAGGCATAAAGGACTCATGTGTTATCCCAGAAGTACTGCGATGCATCCATGTTAGTCTCTTGTGTGTGCAACAATACCCGGAGGATAGGCCAACCATGACTTCAGTAATTCAAATGTTAGGGAGTGAAATGGATATGGTTGAGCCAAAAGAGCCTGGTTTCTTCCCAAGAAGGATTTTGAAAGAAGGAAATCTAAAGGAAATGACTTCCAATGATGAATTAACCATTAGCTTATTTAGTGGTCGGTGA